Genomic segment of Rhodococcus sp. W8901:
GTTCACGCTGCACGGTGTGACCAAGCCGGTCGAGCTGGCGCTCGAGTTCCTGGGCGTCAACCCGGGCATGGGCAACGGCCCGGTTGCCGGTTTCGAGGCCTCCACCACCATCAACCGCAAGGACTTCGGCATCAGCATCGAGATGCCGCTCGAGGGTGGCGGCGCCGTCGTCGGCGACAAGATCGCCATCAACCTCGAGATCGAGGCCGGCCTCCAGGCCTGATCCAGGCCCCACAGACTGCGCACCCGTCACGGCAGAAGTGCAAGCCGTGACGGGTGCGCTGTCATGTCAGCCCGTCAGGACGCGGTCGCCCGACGACGGACCGCCCAGAACACGCCGCCACCGGCGAGTACGACCGCAGCCGCGCCACCCGCGACAGCCGGGTTCACCATCGGCACGGCCGCGCTGTCGGCCGTGGGCACCTCCGCACACACGGCGATACCCGTGCAGCTGGCCGGAGCCTGCGCCGGAGCAGCAGCCGGATCCGTCACCGCCGCAACGAGATTGTGGTCACCCTGCGACGCGAACGGCTTGACCGCCACCGCATAGGTCACCGTCACCGACTGCCCCGGCGCCACCGTGCCCGCGACACCGTAGTTGCCACCGTTCGGCGACACCGTCAGCGCCGCATCGCTGCTCGTCGGCCCCGACACCAGATCCGCATCGTCGAGCAGACCCGACAACACCAGCGCCTGGTCCACGGCCACCGGCTGACCACCGGTGTTCGTGAACGTGGTCGTGTAGTTCACCACCTGGCCGTCCGACACCGCACCCGACGCATCCGACGACGTCGTCACCTGCAGATTCCCCAGCGGCGCATCCAGAAACAGCAAGATGTTGTCCACGACAGCGTCGGTATCGTTCAGGTCCGTTCCGGGCGAGAAGTTTGCTTCGACGCCGATTTGGCGCGTGCCCGCGGGAACTGGGGCGGACTGTTGCCGGCGCACGAATCCGGTTGCGTTGCCTCGCTCTGCGGGCGTTACCGGCGGCAGCGTGATGCTGCTGATCTCCGTGCCGTCGACATCGAGGAATTTGTAGTTGATCTCGACCTTGTCGTTGTCGGTCAGGTACCCACCGAGCAGTGCGGACACGTTTGCCGTCGCGGCGCCCGCGTCGATCGATGCCGCAGAGGGGGTCGTGTCCACCATCTGCCACATACGATGGCCGCTGTTGTAGCCGCCTGAACCCGCGAAGAGACTGATACCGCCAGGGAACGTACCCGTGACTTGCCCGGCACTGTTGACAAGATTGGGTGCCGGATAATTCGAGGTGGACCCGTACCTGACCCAATTGACAGGTTGGGCCTGGATCCACCCGGTCATCCCGTCATCGCCACCACCGTTGACGGTCAACTGACCCGGCTGGGCTGCCATCGGCGCAGCGCCCGCCGGCGCCGCCGTCATCGCTCCCGCACCGGCAATCGCCGCGGCGGCCAGAACCAGGCCTGCCCCCCGACGCGCCATCGATACACCCATCAACTCTCCTCACCGAAAGTATCTGTCCGACAAACCCGGTTGCCGGCCAGAGGCCCGAGTCGGCCCCACCGGACACTAGGAAGAATCGAGACCGATCGGTCTCCGGGCGAGGGCGTTCGTGCGGCCCCCCGCACGAATACGCGGATTCCCGCCCGGCAGGGTGACGAACCGCAAACGAGCAGCGTGACGGCCACATCAATCGAGGCCTTCACCACCATCAACCGCAAGGACTTCGGCCATCAGCGTCGGACTCCAGGCCTGGTCCGGCCCCACAGGCTGCGCACCCGACACGGCGTGTCTGCCGCGGCGGGCGCGCTCCTGTCCCGGAATCCGGGGCCGGAAGCCGGCTCACCGAGAGCGCGCGACGAACCGACTGTCGCCACGGAACTCAGCGACGGACTTGCCTCGAACCCGGACGGTGACATCGTAGATACCGTTGCGGCCGTAGCGTTCCCGCTCGACCGCCTCGGCAATCAGCTCGTCGCCCAGTCGCGTGGGGGCCAGGAACCGGATGTCCGCCCGAGCGGCGACCGCCGGCTCGTCGTACCCGTTGCACGCGAGCGCAAATGCCGTGTCCGCAAGGGTGAACACGAATCCGCCGTGCGTGATTCCGTGCCCGTTCACCATGGTCTCGCGGACCGTCATCGACGCGACCGCACGGCCCGGGAACAGTTCGCGCACCTCGATCCCCAACGCCCGGGACGCCACATCGGCCTCGAACATCTCTTGCGCCGAGGGGAATTCGACTGTCATACTTCTCCCTCCCCGCCGTGCACCGATTCCTCTTCCAGCGTGTACATCGTCACCCCTCCGGTGGCGAAGTTGCGGACATCCCTGGCGGCGTCCCGCATCTCCTTCGACGCCAGTCCGGCGTGCATCGTCTCGGCATCGGGGAAGCACAGCGACGCAATCGCATAGTAGGCAGGGGCGGCGCCGTCGAGTGCGCTGCACTTTCCCCACGTGTAGCCGGACAGGCCGGGGATCTTGCGCGCCAACGGAATGTGCGTGGTGCGGTAGTGGGCGTCGAAAGCACCTGAATCCTCGGGGTGGCCGTAACAGACCACCACCCTGCAGCCCATGTCAGCGCCCTCCACCGCTGGACGCTCCCTTGGCAACGAGGGTGAGGACGTCGTAGGTCGCGACAGCATCGCCGTCCTGATTCGCGACCACGGCATCCCACCGCACCTCGCCGTAGTCGGCGCTGCTGCGCGGTGTGATCAGCTTCGCGGTCAACGTCACGGTGAGGCTGTCGCCCGCCTTCACCGGGGTCAGAAAACGCAGATTGTCGACGCCGAAGTTCGCGAGGACCGGTCCCGGGTTCGGCTCGACGAACAGCCCGGCCGCGAGCGAGACCACGAGGTAGCCGTGTGCGACGATGCCGCCGAAGAGGGGGTTCGCTGCCGCGGCATCAGGATCGGTGTGCGCATAGAAGGTGTCGCCGGTGAACTCCGCGAAGTGGTCGATGTCCGCCAGTGCGACCTGCCGCGGTCCTCCGACGACCGTGTCACCGATCCGCAACTCCGCCAGGTTCTTCCGGAACGGATGGACACCGTCGTCGGTTCGCCGCGACCCGGGAACCCAACGATTGCCGACGGCAGTCAGGATGTCGGGGGTCGCCTGGACCGCGGTGCGCTGCATGTGATGCAGGACTCCACGGATGCCACCGAGCTCCTCACCGCCACCAGCGCGGCCCGGACCACCGTGGACGAGCACGGGAAGCGGCGAGCCGTGTCCGGTCGATTCCCGCGCATCGTCCCGGTTGAGAACCAGGACGCGGCCGTGGAAGGGCGCGAGCCCCAGCACGATGTCGCGGGCGAGCCCGGCGTCGCGGGTGACGACGGAGGCCACGAGGCTGCCCTTGCCGCGGGCCGCGAATTCGATCAGCTCGGCGGTACCGTCGTATCCGATCACCGTGCTCACCGGCCCGAACGCCTCGATGTCGTGTGGCTCGTCGGCGGCCTTGTCATCGCAGCGCAGCAGGATCGGAGGCAGGAAGGCGCCGGTCAGCCTGTCCGCCCCCACGACCTCGAAGTTCTCCGGATCCCCCACCACGATCCGTGCCGACTTCGTCAGTCCACGAAGCGCTTTCAGCACCTCATCGCGCTGCTCGATGCTCGCCAGGGCGCCCATCGTGACACCCTCGGCATCGGGGGCCCCGACCACGACCCGCGACAGGCGGCCCCGCACGGCCTCGACCACGTCGTCGACGAGGCCCGAGGGAACGAGGGCACGGCGGATCGCAGTGCACTTCTGGCCGGCCTTGACGGTCATCTCCGTGACGAGCTGTTTGACGTAGAGCTCGAACTCCTCGCTGCCGGGTTCGACGTCCGCACCGAGAATGGAGGCGTTGAGCGAATCCGCTTCGGCGTTGAAGTGCACACCCTCGGCGACGACTCTCGGATGGACCCGCAGCATCGCCGCGGTGTCCGCGGATCCGGTGAACGCGACCGAGTCCTGCCCACCGAGGTGGTCGAGCAGATCACGCGCGCTACCCGACAGCAGCTGGACCGACCCTTCCGGCAGCAGTCCGGACTCGATGATGCGGCGGAACACCAGTTCGGTGAGATAGGCCGTCTGGCTGGCCGGCTTCACGATCGACGGGACTCCGGCGATGAATGCCGGCGCGAGCTTCTCGAGGAAGCCCCACACCGGGAAGTTGAACGCGTTGATCTGGACGGCGACACCGCGACGCGAGGTGTAGACGTGCTGGCCGAGGAAGGTCCCCGCCTTGCCGAGTTGCTCATGGGGCCCGTCGAGGTGGACGGTGTCGTTCGGTAGTTCGCGCCGCGCCTTGCTCGCGTAGCTCAGCAGGGTTCCGAAGCCACCGTCGATGTCGACACCGGAGTCGCGTCGCGTCGCGCCGGTGGCAGTGGACAGCTCGTAGAACTCTTCCTTGCCGGCCATGAGCGTCAGGGCCAACGCCTTCAGCGCTGCGGCGCGCTCGTGGAAGGTCAGTTCGGTCAGGGCGGGCCCGCCGACCGCACGAGCATGCGCCACCATCCCGGCGATGTCGAGCCCGGTCGACGAGATGCGTGCCACCTCGGAACCGTCCACCGCGCTCAGGAGCGGCGTTCCAGCATCGGGAGCCGTGTACCAGCTCCCGGCAACGTAACTTTGCACTAACCTGCTCACGAAAACCTCTTTCCACCGTACGTTCGGTCGGTAATCAGAATCGCCAGTACGGCGTCCGATTGTCAAGGTTCAATGCAATATTCAGCACCGGTCACGCGTTCGACCGGATTCGTCGGAACCCTTGCGTCCCGACCGAAGGTTCGGTTATTAATTGAGACGAGCACACTGCGAAGGAGACGAAAGTGGTGCAAGTAATCCCGATGTGCGGAGCCCGCATCCCACACGAGCGCGCGGGCCGTGCCCTCGCCCGGGCCCCCCTGTCGAGTGAGGCGCCGTGAATACCCTGACGATCGACGATCGTGCCGACCGGATGGTGGTCACCCTCCATCGCCCGCAGCAACGCAACGCGATCAACGCCGAGATGATCTCGGAACTGCACCGGGTGTGCGCGCTCCTCGAGGACGCACCCAAGCCGTTGTTGATCAGCGGATCCGGCGATCACTTCGCGGGCGGTGCCGATATCGCGGAACTGCGGGACCGGGGACGCGACGAGGCGCTCGCCGGTATCAATCGCACTCTCTTCGACCGCATCGCCAGGCTGCCGATGCCCACCGTTGCAGCAGTGAGCGGATTCGCGCTCGGCGGCGGAGCGGAACTGTCGTACGCCTGCGACATCCGTGTCGCGACGGAAACCGCGGTGTTCGGCAACCCCGAGCCGGGTCTCGGCATCATGGCCGCCGCCGGCGCCAGCTATCGCCTGCAGGAACTGGTCGGCAAATCGATCGCCAAGCAGGTGCTCCTCGCCGGCCGCAACCTCGACGCAGCGGCGGCGCTGCGCTGCGGGCTCGTGATCAGCGTCGTGGCCCCCGGCGAACACGTCGCTGCCGCACACGACATCGTCGATCGCATCAACCGCTCCGCACCGCTGGCGCTCAGGCTCACCAAGCTGATCGCCGATGCACCCGGGACCCACTCCTTCGCCGACGACATCGCCCAGGCCGTGTTGTTCGAGAGTCGGGACAAACACGACCGCATGACGGCCTTTCTGGAGAAGAAGAAATGACGAACACAATCCCCGGCCACGTCGGTGTCGTCGGTGGCGGACGAATGGGCGCCGGCATCGCGCAGGTGTTCGCGACGCTCGGTTCCACGGTCACCATCGCCGAGAGCGGCGACCGACAGGCGGCACTGACCCGGGTCTCGGACGGACTGGACCGCGCCCACGAACGCCGAAGGCTCGGCGAATCCGATCCGGCAACGGTACTCGGGCGTGTGTCGCTCGTCGACGCACCGGACGAGCTGCCCACCGGACTCGATCTCGTGGTCGAGGCTGTCCCGGAATCCGTGCAGCTCAAGCTCGGTGTGCTCTCCCTCGTGGAGAAGACGGTCGATCCGGCGACGGTGATCGCGACCAACACCAGTTCGATCTCGATCGCCGAACTCGGTGCGGTGCTGGATGATCCCCGCCGACTGGTCGGCATGCACTTCTTCAATCCGGTACCGGCGTCGACGCTCGTCGAGATCATCCGGACTCCGTCGACCGACACCGCCGTCGTGGCGCGGGTGTGCACGTGGGTCTCCCAGCTCGGCAAGTCCCAGGTGCTGGTCAACGACTCGCCGGGCTTCGCGACGAGCCGGCTCGGGGTCTGTCTCGGGCTCGAGGCGATCCGGATGCTCGAGGAAGGTGTCGCCGATGCCGAGTCCATCGATCGTGCAATGGAGTTGGGATACAGGCACCCCATGGGTCCGCTACGTTCCACCGATCTCGTGGGCCTCGACGTTCGACTCGCCATCGCCGAGCACCTGACGGAGACGCTCGGTGAACGCTTCAGGCCTCCCGCCCTACTTCGCGAGAAGGTGGCGCGAGGCGAACTCGGCCGCAAGGCGGGCCGAGGCTTCTTCAACTGGTCCTGAGGCGACACTCGGGCCCGAATCCCACTGACAGGAGATGCATTCCATGAGCGGTATCGACAGGATCGGGCTGTCCACGACTGCGGGCCTGGCAACGATCACCCTGCGCCGACCCGGCGCGTCCAACGCGCTCGATCGCGCAGCGAAGGAACAGCTGTCGGCGGCGGTCGAGACGGTAGCCGGAGACCGATCGGTGCGCGCGCTCCTCCTCGAGGCCGAGGGCAGGAACTTCTGCGTCGGCCAGGATCTCGCCGAGCATGCCGCCGGCCTCGCGGCGGATCCCGCACGCGCGATGGACACCGTCGGCGCACACTACAACCCGTTGCTCACTGCGCTCGCCGCGGTGCGCGTACCGGTCGTCGTCGCGATCAACGGCGCGTGCGTGGGGGCAGGCCTGGGCATCGCACTGGCAGGAGACATCCGGATCGCCGGGGAGAGCGCCAGGTTCGCCACCGCCTTCACCGGGATCGGGCTGGCGAGCGATTCCGGATTGAGCCACACACTGGTCGAGATGCTCGGTCCGAGCCGTGCGACGGGCCTGTTGATGCTCGGCGACCGGTTCTCGGCCGCCCAGGCCCTCGACTGGGGTCTGGTCCACCGCGTCGTGCCCGACGGCGACCTCGTCGATGCCGCCCGGGCGCTGGCGGGCGAACTCGCGTCAGGACCGACCGCGGCCCACATGCACGTGAAGCGCCTCGTATCGGCGTCGTCCACGGGTCTCGTCGAGGCGCTCGAGCGTGAGCGTGCGGCACAAGAGGATCTGGGACGATCGGCGGATCATCGCGCCGCGGTCGACGCGTTCCTCGCCAAACGCGCACCGTCCTTCGAAGGCCGCTGACCGCGCCGCGCACGCTTGTGCCACGCGTCACTTCCATGCATACTCACACCAACCGATCATTCGGTATTAGAAGCAGGACATATGACCTCGTCTATCGCAGAAAATGAGCTCCAGAGCCACTTCGAGGAGACCATCTCGGCCGACCTGCGAGTCGAGCCGCGGGACTGGATGCCCGAGGGCTACCGCAAGACGCTGATCCGGCAGATCGCGCAGCACGCGCACTCCGAGATCATCGGCATGCAGCCCGAGGGCGCATGGCTGACCCGGGCGCCGTCGTTGCGCCGCAAGGCGATCCTGACCGCGAAGGTGCAGGACGAGGCCGGCCACGGCCTGTATCTGTACTCCGCGGCGGAAACCCTCGGCGCCGACCGCGGCGACCTCACCGAGAAGCTGCTCGACGGGCGACAGAAGTACTCGTCGATCTTCAACTATCCGACCCTGACCTTCGCCGATGTCGGCGTGATCGGTTGGCTCGTCGACGGTGCCGCGATCTGTAATCAGGTTCCGTTGTGTCGCAGTTCTTTCGGTCCGTACGCGCGGGCGATGATCCGCGTGTGCAAGGAGGAATCGTTCCACCAGCGGCAGGGCTTCGAACTGCTCATGACGATGATGCGCGGCACCGACGCCCAGCGCGAGATGGTGCAGGAATCGGTCGACCGCTGGTGGTGGCCGGCCCTGATGATGTTCGGGCCGCCCGACGACCGGTCACCGAACTCGGAGCAGTCGATGAAGTGGCGCATCAAGCGACACACGAACGACGAACTGCGTCAGCGGTTCGTCGACATGTCCATACCGCAGGCCGAAGCATTGGGCGTGACATTCCCGGACCCCGACCTGAAATGGAACGCCGAGCGCGGCGCGTACGACTTCGGCGAACCCGACTGGAGCGAATTCATGCAGGTGATCGGCGGGAACGGTGCGTCCAACGTCGAGCGCATCGCCAATCGCCGGGCCGCTCACGAAAACGGCGCCTGGGTACGCGAGGCCGCGACCGCCTTCGCCCGCCGGGCGAGCACCAAGGAGAACACACGATGAATGCAGCCGACCGAGTCACCAGCGCCGACTGGCCGTTGTACGAGGTATTCCTCCGCGGCAAACGCGGACTCAATCACGTCCACGTCGGTTCGCTGCACGCCGCCGACGACGAGATGGCGCTCAGGCACGCCCGCGACGTGTACACCAGGCGCAACGAGGGCGTGAGTATCTGGGTGGTGCAGGCGAACTCGATCGCGGCATCCAGTCCGTCCGAGAAGGATCCGTACTTCGCACCGAGCGGCGACAAGGTCTACCGCCACCCCACCTTCTACGAAATCCCCGACAACGTTCCCCACATGTGATCCGGCCGGCTCGCTCGCGCGGCCGTCCACAATCTTCGAGGATGCACGATGACCGACCACGACCATGCCTTCGACGGCCTCGTCGACGAGGACAGCCACGGCCAGTGGGCCTTCGGCACCAGCTTCGACGACCCACTGGCCGGCGTCGACACCACGGTCCCCGACGACGTCGATCTCTCGGCGCTCGCCACCTATTGTCTGATGCTCGGCGACGATGCGCTGATCAGTTCGCAGCGCCTGACCGAGTGGATCACGCGCGCACCGGAACTCGAGGAGGAGGTCGCTCTCGCCAACGTCGCGCTCGATCTGCTCGGCCAGGCGCGCCTTCTCCTGGCGCGGGCGGCCGCGGCCGATGCGGCCGTCGTGCCGCGGATCTCCGACACGGCACAGCTTCCGGGCGAGGATGCGCTCGCCTTCTTCCGCGACGAGAACCAGTTTCGCAACGTCCGACTCGCCGAGATCGACAACGGCGACTTCGCGCAGACCGTGACGCGTCTGCTGGTGTTCTCGACGTGGCGACTCGCACTCCTCGACCGGCTACGGAAGTCACGTGATCCGGTCCTTGCCGCCGTGGCCGTCAAAGGCGTCAAGGAACTCACCTACCACCGCGACTACGCCGCCCGCTGGGCCGTCACACTCGGTTGCGGCACAGCCGAATCGAAGGCGCGGATGGAGTCTGCCCTCAGCCGTGTCTGGCCGTTCGTCGACGAGCTCTTCGTCCCCACCAGCGAGGAGCGCGCGCTCGCTGCGGTGGGTGTGGCGGTCGATCCCGGCGAACTACGGGAGGAGTTCGACACGGTTCTCGATCAGGTGTTGCACGCTGCCGAGCTGTCCGCGCCGACCGGCCGCGTCGCCGGCACGGTAGGAGGACGCGCGGGCCGTCAGGGCCTGCACAGCGAAGCGCTCGGATTACTCCTGGCCGAGATGCAGGTGGTCGCCCGGGCACATCCGGAAGGCGTGTGGTGACATGTCCGCTTCCACCCACGCCGAGCCGCACGTCCGCGATGCGCGGCGCATCGCGGAGTCGGTTCTCGACCCCGAGATGCCGATGCTGACCCTCGCGGATCTCGGGGTCCTGCGCGATGTCGAGGTAGACGCAGACGGTGCCGTGGTCGTGACCGTCACCCCCACCTATTCGGGTTGCCCCGCCATGGCGACGATGCGCGACGACATCCAGCACCGTCTACAGCTCGCTGGCTTCCCGTCGGTCGAGGTGAGGACCACGCTCTCGCCTCCGTGGAGCACCGACTGGATCAGCGACGAGGGGCGTCGGAAACTGCACGAGAACGGCTACTCCGTGCCCGGTCCGGCACCACGCCGCGGCGCGGGCCCGGTGCCGTTGACGCTCACCGCCGCGCCTCGGACGATCGAATGCCCGCGGTGCGGTGGCGCCGAGACCCGCCTCGACTCCGAATTCGGGGCGACACTGTGCAAGGCCCTCTACCGGTGCCTCGATTGCCTGGAGCCCTTCGATCATGTGAAAGAGATCTGAACATGGACACTGTGGACACCACGAAACCCGCTGTCTCGACGCGCAACAGGACCTTCCACACCCTCACGGTCGCAGAAGTGGAGGCGCTGTGCGACGACGCCGCTGCGGTCACGTTCGAGATTCCTGCCGACCTCTCCAGGGAGTTCGCGTTCGGTGCCGGCCAATCCCTCACGCTCCGCCGCACGGTGGACGGCGTCGAGCACCGCCGCTCGTACTCCATCTGCGCCCCAATCGGTTCCAGCCCCCGAATCGGGGTCCGCGAAGTCGCCGACGGGCTCTTCTCGAACTGGTTGGTCCACCAGGTACGCCGGGGCGACAAGATCGATGTCCAGCCCCCGTCCGGATCGTTCGTCGCCGATCCCACCGTCGGTGGCCGGCACGTCCTGATCGCGGCGGGCTCCGGGATCACCCCGATGCTCTCGATCGCCGCGACCATGCTCGCCAATCCCGAAACCGAAGTGGTTCTCCTCTACGGGAATCGGCGCACGCGCTCGGTGATGTTCGCCGAGGAGATCGCCGACCTCAAGGATCGATACGGTGCGCGCTTCCACGTCGTCCACGTCCTGTCTCGGGAGCCCCGTGAGGTGGAACTCTTCACCGGCCGTCTCGACGCCGACCGGCTCCGCGCGATCTTCGGCGCCGTGGTGCCGATCGCCGGTGTCGATCATTTCTGGTTGTGCGGGCCGTACGGCATGGTCACCGATGCCGAAGTCGTACTCGGCGAGCTGGGCGTCGACCCGAAGCGTGTCCACCACGAACTGTTCTACGTCGACGCCGTGCCCCCTCCCCCGACACGCCACCGTGACGAAGGGGTCACCGGCCCCAGCAGCGAGGTCACCCTCGTCCTCGACGGACGCTCGACCACCGCGACGTTGCCCCGGGACGAGACGATCCTCGACGCAGCAGAGAAGTACCGATCGGATCTGCCGTTCGCCTGCAAGGGCGGAGTATGCGGAACCTGCCGCGCGAAGGTCACCCACGGAGACGTCGACATGCGGCGCAACTACGCGCTCGAGGACTACGAGGTCGATGCCGGCTTCGTCCTCACCTGCCAGAGCTATCCGGACAGCGACGACGTGACCGTCGACTTCGACGCCTGACCGCCCGGCCCCGCCCCTCACCACATCGACCCCAGTCGCACCCGACCGCGGCACCCGGAGACCACTATGACCAGCACCGTCACCCCGTCACAGGACATCGAATTCGCTACGCGCGACCGCATCTCGTCCCTACAGCTCGAACGCCTGCAGTGGACGCTGCGCCACGCCTACGAGAACGTCACGCACTACCGGAAGGCGTTCGACGACGCCGGGGTTCACCCCGGCGATCTGAAGGATCTCGGCGATCTCGCGAAGTTCCCGTTCACCGCGAAGGCAGATCTGCGAGACAACTACCCGTTCGGAATGTTCGCGGTGCCACAGGACCAAGTGTCGCGAATTCATGCGTCGTCGGGCACGACGGGACGTCCCACCGTGGTCGGGTACACCGCGACGGACCTCGACAACTGGGCCGACCTGATCGCGCGGAGCCTTC
This window contains:
- a CDS encoding DUF7927 domain-containing protein, which encodes MVDTTPSAASIDAGAATANVSALLGGYLTDNDKVEINYKFLDVDGTEISSITLPPVTPAERGNATGFVRRQQSAPVPAGTRQIGVEANFSPGTDLNDTDAVVDNILLFLDAPLGNLQVTTSSDASGAVSDGQVVNYTTTFTNTGGQPVAVDQALVLSGLLDDADLVSGPTSSDAALTVSPNGGNYGVAGTVAPGQSVTVTYAVAVKPFASQGDHNLVAAVTDPAAAPAQAPASCTGIAVCAEVPTADSAAVPMVNPAVAGGAAAVVLAGGGVFWAVRRRATAS
- the paaI gene encoding hydroxyphenylacetyl-CoA thioesterase PaaI; amino-acid sequence: MTVEFPSAQEMFEADVASRALGIEVRELFPGRAVASMTVRETMVNGHGITHGGFVFTLADTAFALACNGYDEPAVAARADIRFLAPTRLGDELIAEAVERERYGRNGIYDVTVRVRGKSVAEFRGDSRFVARSR
- a CDS encoding EthD family reductase, translated to MGCRVVVCYGHPEDSGAFDAHYRTTHIPLARKIPGLSGYTWGKCSALDGAAPAYYAIASLCFPDAETMHAGLASKEMRDAARDVRNFATGGVTMYTLEEESVHGGEGEV
- the paaZ gene encoding phenylacetic acid degradation bifunctional protein PaaZ, which encodes MSRLVQSYVAGSWYTAPDAGTPLLSAVDGSEVARISSTGLDIAGMVAHARAVGGPALTELTFHERAAALKALALTLMAGKEEFYELSTATGATRRDSGVDIDGGFGTLLSYASKARRELPNDTVHLDGPHEQLGKAGTFLGQHVYTSRRGVAVQINAFNFPVWGFLEKLAPAFIAGVPSIVKPASQTAYLTELVFRRIIESGLLPEGSVQLLSGSARDLLDHLGGQDSVAFTGSADTAAMLRVHPRVVAEGVHFNAEADSLNASILGADVEPGSEEFELYVKQLVTEMTVKAGQKCTAIRRALVPSGLVDDVVEAVRGRLSRVVVGAPDAEGVTMGALASIEQRDEVLKALRGLTKSARIVVGDPENFEVVGADRLTGAFLPPILLRCDDKAADEPHDIEAFGPVSTVIGYDGTAELIEFAARGKGSLVASVVTRDAGLARDIVLGLAPFHGRVLVLNRDDARESTGHGSPLPVLVHGGPGRAGGGEELGGIRGVLHHMQRTAVQATPDILTAVGNRWVPGSRRTDDGVHPFRKNLAELRIGDTVVGGPRQVALADIDHFAEFTGDTFYAHTDPDAAAANPLFGGIVAHGYLVVSLAAGLFVEPNPGPVLANFGVDNLRFLTPVKAGDSLTVTLTAKLITPRSSADYGEVRWDAVVANQDGDAVATYDVLTLVAKGASSGGGR
- a CDS encoding enoyl-CoA hydratase/isomerase family protein, with the translated sequence MNTLTIDDRADRMVVTLHRPQQRNAINAEMISELHRVCALLEDAPKPLLISGSGDHFAGGADIAELRDRGRDEALAGINRTLFDRIARLPMPTVAAVSGFALGGGAELSYACDIRVATETAVFGNPEPGLGIMAAAGASYRLQELVGKSIAKQVLLAGRNLDAAAALRCGLVISVVAPGEHVAAAHDIVDRINRSAPLALRLTKLIADAPGTHSFADDIAQAVLFESRDKHDRMTAFLEKKK
- a CDS encoding 3-hydroxyacyl-CoA dehydrogenase family protein, which translates into the protein MTNTIPGHVGVVGGGRMGAGIAQVFATLGSTVTIAESGDRQAALTRVSDGLDRAHERRRLGESDPATVLGRVSLVDAPDELPTGLDLVVEAVPESVQLKLGVLSLVEKTVDPATVIATNTSSISIAELGAVLDDPRRLVGMHFFNPVPASTLVEIIRTPSTDTAVVARVCTWVSQLGKSQVLVNDSPGFATSRLGVCLGLEAIRMLEEGVADAESIDRAMELGYRHPMGPLRSTDLVGLDVRLAIAEHLTETLGERFRPPALLREKVARGELGRKAGRGFFNWS
- a CDS encoding enoyl-CoA hydratase-related protein, translating into MSGIDRIGLSTTAGLATITLRRPGASNALDRAAKEQLSAAVETVAGDRSVRALLLEAEGRNFCVGQDLAEHAAGLAADPARAMDTVGAHYNPLLTALAAVRVPVVVAINGACVGAGLGIALAGDIRIAGESARFATAFTGIGLASDSGLSHTLVEMLGPSRATGLLMLGDRFSAAQALDWGLVHRVVPDGDLVDAARALAGELASGPTAAHMHVKRLVSASSTGLVEALERERAAQEDLGRSADHRAAVDAFLAKRAPSFEGR
- the paaA gene encoding 1,2-phenylacetyl-CoA epoxidase subunit PaaA, with translation MTSSIAENELQSHFEETISADLRVEPRDWMPEGYRKTLIRQIAQHAHSEIIGMQPEGAWLTRAPSLRRKAILTAKVQDEAGHGLYLYSAAETLGADRGDLTEKLLDGRQKYSSIFNYPTLTFADVGVIGWLVDGAAICNQVPLCRSSFGPYARAMIRVCKEESFHQRQGFELLMTMMRGTDAQREMVQESVDRWWWPALMMFGPPDDRSPNSEQSMKWRIKRHTNDELRQRFVDMSIPQAEALGVTFPDPDLKWNAERGAYDFGEPDWSEFMQVIGGNGASNVERIANRRAAHENGAWVREAATAFARRASTKENTR
- the paaB gene encoding 1,2-phenylacetyl-CoA epoxidase subunit PaaB; this encodes MNAADRVTSADWPLYEVFLRGKRGLNHVHVGSLHAADDEMALRHARDVYTRRNEGVSIWVVQANSIAASSPSEKDPYFAPSGDKVYRHPTFYEIPDNVPHM
- the paaC gene encoding 1,2-phenylacetyl-CoA epoxidase subunit PaaC translates to MTDHDHAFDGLVDEDSHGQWAFGTSFDDPLAGVDTTVPDDVDLSALATYCLMLGDDALISSQRLTEWITRAPELEEEVALANVALDLLGQARLLLARAAAADAAVVPRISDTAQLPGEDALAFFRDENQFRNVRLAEIDNGDFAQTVTRLLVFSTWRLALLDRLRKSRDPVLAAVAVKGVKELTYHRDYAARWAVTLGCGTAESKARMESALSRVWPFVDELFVPTSEERALAAVGVAVDPGELREEFDTVLDQVLHAAELSAPTGRVAGTVGGRAGRQGLHSEALGLLLAEMQVVARAHPEGVW
- the paaD gene encoding 1,2-phenylacetyl-CoA epoxidase subunit PaaD is translated as MSASTHAEPHVRDARRIAESVLDPEMPMLTLADLGVLRDVEVDADGAVVVTVTPTYSGCPAMATMRDDIQHRLQLAGFPSVEVRTTLSPPWSTDWISDEGRRKLHENGYSVPGPAPRRGAGPVPLTLTAAPRTIECPRCGGAETRLDSEFGATLCKALYRCLDCLEPFDHVKEI
- the paaE gene encoding 1,2-phenylacetyl-CoA epoxidase subunit PaaE, which translates into the protein MDTVDTTKPAVSTRNRTFHTLTVAEVEALCDDAAAVTFEIPADLSREFAFGAGQSLTLRRTVDGVEHRRSYSICAPIGSSPRIGVREVADGLFSNWLVHQVRRGDKIDVQPPSGSFVADPTVGGRHVLIAAGSGITPMLSIAATMLANPETEVVLLYGNRRTRSVMFAEEIADLKDRYGARFHVVHVLSREPREVELFTGRLDADRLRAIFGAVVPIAGVDHFWLCGPYGMVTDAEVVLGELGVDPKRVHHELFYVDAVPPPPTRHRDEGVTGPSSEVTLVLDGRSTTATLPRDETILDAAEKYRSDLPFACKGGVCGTCRAKVTHGDVDMRRNYALEDYEVDAGFVLTCQSYPDSDDVTVDFDA